ATTCGGGCTTCAAAGCGATCAGCCCGACGTTCGCGGTGTCGCCTTTGTCGCCCGAGCGGGCATGGGCAATATCAACAAGCTGAACTTTCATATGAAGATTATAAGGTCGAAAGTGTGATTTGACTAGAAACCCGGAAAGCCCTTTCCGCAAAGACGCAAAGGTGCAAAGCTATCGCAAAGTCTTAAGAGCCTGAGCAACAACATCGAAAGCGACCACATCGACCAGTCCAATATTTAATGCCCTTTCAGCACCGATCGGGGACGCTGTGAAGAACATTTCGAGTGCATTTGCCGTTCCGACAAGCCGCGGCAACCGCTGTGTGCCGCTCCAGCCCGTGATGATGCCGAGGCCTGCTCCCGGATGGCAGAATGTGGCATTTGGCGATGCGATCCGCCTATCACAAGCGAGCGCCAGATCCAACGCACCGCCGAAACAATGGCCATTTATAGCCGCAATAACCAGCTGCGGCAGCTTGTCGATCTTCTGCATCAGCGATTGACCGAGGAGAGCAAATTCCGGTGCTTCCTCAGCGGTCAAAGCGGCGATCTCCTTAAGATTTGCACCACTCGCAAAGGCATCGCCGCTGCCCGTAAAGACTACACGACGGCATTCGATTGAGTCGAGGCCATCAACAATCTCGTGCAGGCGTTCGACGACCGCTCGTGATAGCGGATTGCGTATCTCGGGCCGCGTGAAGCGCAATATCAAAGCGTCGTCGACTACTTCCTTGGATAAAAAGTCGGACATTAGAAACAGATTTAACCACAGAGCTCACAGAGGGCACAGAGCAAAAAGGGAAAAGAGTCCAAAATAGCATCGATATGAAACTATCTTGATGTTTTTGAGGCTTCTGTGCCTGCGGTGGTCTCTATGGTAAATTCCAAATATGAACTTCCGCACGAACAAAGCCCATCCGTGGCATGGTATTGAGATCGGCAATGACGCTCCGGGCGAAGTTACGGTCTTTATTGAGATCGTACCGCGGGATACAGTGAAATACGAGGTTGATAAGGAAACCGGCTACCTAAAGATTGACCGCCCGCAGCAGTATTCTAATGTCGTGCCGGCAAACTACGGTTTCATTCCGGAAACATATTGCGGCGGCGGCATTGCGGCGATGGCACGTGCAAAGACGCCTATTCCGATCTCAGACGGCGATAACGACCCGCTCGACATTCTCGTGCTTAGTGAACATCACATTCCGCGCGGCGACATCATTTTGAAGGCCCGGCCCATCGGCGGATTTTGCCTGATCGACGGCGGCGAAGCCGACGACAAGATCATCGCTGTGCTCAAAGGAGATAAAGTATTTGAACAATACACCGAGATATCGCAGCTGCCAAAAGGCATCCTGGAGCGATTTGAACACTATTTTCTGACCTATAAATCGCTGCCCGACGCGCCGAATATCTGCCAGATCGCGTATTCCTACGACCGCGAGGAATGCTACCAAGTAATAAACGCCGCCGTCTCCGACTACAAGGCTCTCACTATGGCTTCCGGCTGATCCTCCACGCTCATGGCTTTGGTGGCCGTATTTTTTCTGCACTTCTAAAGCCGTCAAAGGAAGATTCAATGCCGCTGCTCCTGATCCGTCCGCTGCTAGTGTAAAGTGTCCACTGAACGATCACGCCCCCGGAATAGTCGATCTTGTCGGTCAGGAAGAAGAGATTTTTTCGTTGCCGGGTCGCGCCGGATGCTTTCACGGTCTTGATCTCCAGGAAGAATGTGTTTTGAACATCGGCAACTGTTGCGAACTGTTCCGCGTTAATGTACTTCTTCAACGCAGTTTCGATGTTCTGGACCGGTTCTGAGGAAAATAGTTTAAGAAACTCAGCAAAATATTGCTCAAGCCTCTTAAGATTGACGTCTTCCTTTCGTGCCTCGAACGCTATTTGCCGAGCCCGATAGAGTTTTTCGAACGACCTTGCGACCTGCGAACAATAGACGGATCGAGTTTCCTTGCAGT
This sequence is a window from Acidobacteriota bacterium. Protein-coding genes within it:
- a CDS encoding inorganic pyrophosphatase — encoded protein: MNFRTNKAHPWHGIEIGNDAPGEVTVFIEIVPRDTVKYEVDKETGYLKIDRPQQYSNVVPANYGFIPETYCGGGIAAMARAKTPIPISDGDNDPLDILVLSEHHIPRGDIILKARPIGGFCLIDGGEADDKIIAVLKGDKVFEQYTEISQLPKGILERFEHYFLTYKSLPDAPNICQIAYSYDREECYQVINAAVSDYKALTMASG
- a CDS encoding enoyl-CoA hydratase/isomerase family protein; this encodes MSDFLSKEVVDDALILRFTRPEIRNPLSRAVVERLHEIVDGLDSIECRRVVFTGSGDAFASGANLKEIAALTAEEAPEFALLGQSLMQKIDKLPQLVIAAINGHCFGGALDLALACDRRIASPNATFCHPGAGLGIITGWSGTQRLPRLVGTANALEMFFTASPIGAERALNIGLVDVVAFDVVAQALKTLR